A part of Lacibacter sp. H407 genomic DNA contains:
- a CDS encoding Gfo/Idh/MocA family protein, which translates to MNETFSREQFLKSTAMAAAALLVSSLEGWAAAMPEKKLRVAVIGCGSVSNRYIPQLLSSKLIELVSLCDIKYERAVAQNKEYKVNAATYRNIDEQLKGVPFDMLVTLTDMQIHGELNKKALLAGKHVWSEKPMANTYAEGKALLALAKSKKLRIWGAPAVVNSPQFAFMSKMIQEGKLGRVASAHGQYGHTGPTWSSFFYEKDGGSMPDLGVYNMATLTGLLGPARSVMAMTSIVKPERKVDDKGTVKVVAEDNAHVLLEHDKGVISHIMCGFNYFDPHGHEAGNQTLHSIQIYGDYGNLRLIGYDWETNGVMVDTSWDKPAVLMSTEKGGYEWQEGARVTGESIVTGTEPRINVEHALHVLEIIEAARTSSATGRKVKLKSVFPWPIV; encoded by the coding sequence ATGAACGAAACATTTTCACGTGAACAGTTTTTGAAATCAACCGCAATGGCAGCCGCCGCATTGCTGGTATCTTCATTGGAGGGATGGGCCGCAGCAATGCCCGAAAAAAAATTACGTGTTGCAGTGATCGGCTGCGGTAGTGTAAGCAACCGTTATATCCCGCAACTTTTATCGTCGAAATTAATTGAGCTGGTAAGTTTGTGCGATATCAAATACGAACGTGCTGTTGCACAGAACAAAGAATACAAAGTAAACGCAGCAACTTATCGTAACATCGATGAGCAATTGAAAGGTGTGCCGTTTGATATGCTGGTCACCTTAACTGATATGCAGATACATGGTGAGTTGAATAAAAAAGCATTACTGGCCGGTAAACATGTGTGGAGTGAAAAGCCAATGGCCAATACCTATGCAGAAGGGAAAGCATTGCTTGCGCTGGCAAAGAGCAAGAAGCTGCGTATTTGGGGTGCACCGGCTGTTGTAAACAGTCCGCAGTTTGCATTTATGAGTAAGATGATCCAGGAAGGAAAGCTTGGACGTGTTGCAAGTGCACACGGACAGTATGGGCACACCGGTCCAACATGGAGTTCATTTTTTTATGAGAAAGATGGAGGCAGTATGCCCGATCTTGGTGTGTACAATATGGCAACGCTTACAGGTTTGCTTGGTCCTGCCAGAAGTGTGATGGCGATGACGAGTATTGTAAAACCGGAACGTAAAGTGGATGATAAAGGAACCGTAAAAGTAGTAGCAGAAGATAATGCGCATGTATTGCTGGAGCATGATAAAGGTGTGATCAGTCACATTATGTGTGGATTCAATTATTTTGATCCGCATGGACATGAAGCAGGCAATCAAACATTACACTCTATTCAGATCTATGGTGATTATGGCAACCTGCGTTTGATCGGCTATGATTGGGAAACGAATGGTGTAATGGTGGATACATCGTGGGATAAACCTGCTGTGTTGATGAGTACAGAGAAAGGCGGTTACGAATGGCAGGAAGGTGCTCGTGTAACCGGCGAGAGTATTGTAACCGGAACAGAGCCACGTATTAATGTTGAACATGCATTGCATGTGTTAGAGATCATTGAAGCTGCACGTACATCTTCTGCAACAGGCAGAAAGGTGAAACTGAAGAGCGTGTTCCCTTGGCCAATCGTATAA
- a CDS encoding DoxX family protein gives MNKFFSASPIWQTAGITLVRVTLGIFLMYHGWEIFNKAKMDEYLTWDTFKQSSSGIFLVYAGKAAELIAGILFVLGLFTRIASLLTIGTLGYIAFMLGNGIIWNNDQHPFLFVLLALMFIFTGPGSLSLDAKLFKERRRY, from the coding sequence ATGAATAAATTCTTTTCTGCGTCACCAATTTGGCAAACGGCAGGTATTACGCTTGTACGTGTAACGCTCGGTATTTTTCTGATGTATCATGGTTGGGAAATTTTCAATAAAGCAAAAATGGATGAATACCTCACATGGGATACATTCAAACAATCTTCAAGCGGAATTTTTTTGGTCTATGCCGGTAAAGCAGCTGAATTAATTGCAGGAATATTGTTTGTGTTGGGATTGTTTACACGCATTGCATCGTTACTTACCATTGGTACGCTTGGATATATTGCTTTTATGCTGGGCAATGGAATTATCTGGAACAACGATCAACATCCGTTCCTGTTTGTGTTGCTCGCATTGATGTTCATTTTTACAGGACCGGGTTCACTCAGTTTAGATGCGAAGCTGTTTAAAGAAAGAAGGCGCTATTAA
- a CDS encoding GMC family oxidoreductase, translating into MPDTSQIHINTKGNKANSYDAIVIGSGISGGWAAKELCEKGLKTLVLERGRDVQHIKDYPTATLSRWELPHRGQITQQTKTNNPLITKAAGYDESTQHFFIQDKDHPYIQEKPFDWIRGYQVGGKSLTWGRACARWSEYDFTAPKRFGYGESFPIDYNDIKDWYSHVEKFIGVCGNKDGIDSMPDGEFLTAYELNVVERHLQKVIKEKFNRHYVSGRWAHISDPKQIHLEQGRGQCMNRNLCMRGCPLGGYFSSNSSTLPWATKTGNLTIRPHSVVHSIIYDEQKQKAVGVRVIDTNTKETKEYFANIIFVNASALNTNLILLNSTSTRFPNGLGNDSGLLGKYICFHNYRGSMNGDVEGFEEYYYKVSKPVECIVANFRNLEKKETDFHGGYVIYSGAYREKLSDKNIKPLLGAAYKEAISEPGTWGVYMYMQGETIAKESNHVRLSKEEKDQWGIPLLITSVGYDENDEKMVNDFLQEGQAMLEAAGVKNIQTRDNKQAPGLDIHEMGGVRMGADPKTSLLNEWNQLHHCKNVFVTDGACMTSTGSQSPSILYMAFTARAVNYAVEQLKKGNL; encoded by the coding sequence ATGCCCGATACTTCGCAGATACATATTAACACAAAAGGAAATAAAGCCAACAGCTACGATGCAATTGTTATCGGTAGTGGCATTAGCGGTGGCTGGGCTGCAAAAGAGTTGTGTGAAAAGGGATTGAAAACATTGGTGCTTGAAAGAGGAAGAGATGTGCAGCACATCAAAGATTATCCAACGGCAACACTATCACGTTGGGAGTTGCCGCATCGTGGACAAATTACGCAGCAAACCAAAACAAACAACCCGCTTATTACAAAAGCTGCAGGTTATGATGAAAGTACACAGCATTTTTTTATTCAGGATAAAGATCATCCGTACATACAGGAAAAACCATTTGACTGGATCCGGGGTTACCAGGTGGGAGGTAAATCATTAACATGGGGCAGGGCCTGTGCACGCTGGAGCGAATATGATTTTACTGCGCCGAAACGATTTGGCTACGGCGAAAGTTTTCCAATAGATTACAACGACATCAAAGATTGGTACAGCCATGTAGAAAAATTTATAGGCGTTTGTGGTAATAAAGATGGAATTGATTCGATGCCCGATGGAGAATTTTTAACGGCTTATGAATTGAATGTAGTAGAACGTCATCTGCAGAAGGTGATCAAAGAAAAATTCAATCGCCATTATGTAAGTGGCCGTTGGGCACATATCAGTGATCCGAAACAAATACATCTGGAACAAGGCAGAGGACAATGTATGAATCGAAATCTTTGTATGCGTGGTTGTCCGCTGGGCGGATATTTCAGTTCGAATTCTTCTACATTGCCGTGGGCAACAAAAACAGGTAACTTGACGATTCGCCCTCATTCGGTTGTGCATTCCATTATTTATGACGAACAAAAACAAAAAGCTGTTGGCGTGCGTGTGATCGACACCAATACAAAAGAGACGAAAGAATATTTTGCCAACATCATTTTTGTAAATGCGTCTGCATTAAATACAAATCTGATCTTATTGAATTCAACTTCAACACGTTTCCCGAATGGATTGGGAAACGACAGCGGGTTGTTGGGAAAATATATCTGCTTTCATAATTACCGTGGCAGTATGAATGGTGATGTGGAAGGTTTTGAAGAATATTATTATAAAGTATCAAAACCCGTTGAATGTATTGTGGCGAATTTTCGGAATCTTGAAAAAAAGGAAACTGATTTTCATGGCGGCTATGTCATTTATTCGGGTGCTTATCGTGAGAAGTTGAGTGATAAAAATATCAAACCGCTGCTGGGTGCTGCTTACAAAGAAGCCATCAGCGAACCCGGTACCTGGGGTGTTTATATGTATATGCAAGGCGAAACCATTGCGAAAGAAAGTAATCATGTGCGGTTGAGCAAGGAAGAAAAAGACCAATGGGGAATACCTTTACTGATCACATCGGTTGGTTATGATGAAAATGATGAAAAAATGGTGAACGATTTTTTACAGGAAGGGCAAGCTATGCTTGAAGCGGCGGGTGTAAAAAATATTCAAACAAGAGATAATAAACAAGCACCTGGTCTGGATATACATGAAATGGGCGGAGTGCGGATGGGTGCTGATCCCAAAACATCGTTACTCAATGAATGGAATCAACTGCATCATTGCAAAAATGTTTTTGTAACGGATGGGGCTTGTATGACGAGCACCGGAAGTCAAAGCCCATCAATTTTATACATGGCTTTTACAGCAAGGGCTGTCAACTATGCTGTGGAGCAATTAAAAAAAGGAAACCTGTAA
- a CDS encoding family 43 glycosylhydrolase: MKKIFLIVIVFILVLQTNAQQKTYCNPINIDYGYTPIPNFSEWGRHRATADPVIVTYKGDYYLFSTNQWGYWYSSDMLNWTFVSKKFLRPWNKAYDELCAPAVGIIGDTMIVFGSTYTKQFSIWMSTNPKANEWKPLVDSFDIGGWDPSFFTDDDGKLYMYNGSSNKFPMYGIELNRKTMQPIGTRKEMYVLEPWRFGWQRFGEHMDNTFLDPFIEGSHLTKHNGKYYLQYGAPGTEFSGYADGLLIGSDPLGSFEAQSDPLSIKLGGFVRGAGHGATFIDKFDQYWHVSTTVISVKNTFERRLGIWPTGFDKDGMMFCNTTFGDYPHYIPGDKFDGSAYGKDGKSPYFTGWMLLNYNKPVQVSSTLGGYHPNNAVDELIKTYWSAASGNKGEWIQTDLGNISTVNAVQINYADQDVSFPKEMDSIFLGKTIGLYHQYKLYYSIDGKKWNVLVDKSNNKKDVPHDYVELEKPVQARYIRLENIHMPTGKFAISGLRVFGNGNGAKPDAVKGFIVLRTEKDKRSAFIKWKPVDNAFAYNIYYGTHPEKLYTSIMIHSNNEYWMKAMDALKTYYYSIESINENGVSERSPVLKVE; the protein is encoded by the coding sequence ATGAAAAAGATATTCTTGATTGTCATTGTATTCATTTTAGTGTTGCAGACGAATGCACAACAGAAAACCTATTGCAATCCCATTAACATTGATTACGGTTACACGCCCATTCCTAACTTCAGCGAATGGGGCAGGCACCGTGCAACAGCCGATCCGGTGATCGTTACCTACAAAGGTGATTATTATCTGTTCAGTACCAATCAATGGGGCTATTGGTATAGCAGTGATATGCTCAACTGGACATTTGTATCAAAGAAATTTTTACGTCCGTGGAATAAAGCGTACGATGAGTTGTGTGCACCTGCTGTTGGTATCATCGGCGATACCATGATCGTTTTTGGATCAACCTATACAAAACAATTCAGCATCTGGATGAGTACCAATCCGAAAGCCAACGAATGGAAACCTTTGGTCGACTCATTTGATATAGGAGGATGGGATCCATCATTCTTTACAGATGATGATGGGAAACTTTACATGTACAATGGCAGCAGTAATAAATTCCCGATGTATGGTATTGAACTCAACAGAAAGACCATGCAACCGATCGGAACAAGAAAAGAAATGTATGTGCTGGAACCATGGCGCTTCGGTTGGCAACGTTTTGGTGAACACATGGATAATACTTTTCTTGATCCGTTTATTGAAGGGAGTCATTTGACGAAACATAACGGAAAATATTATCTGCAATACGGCGCACCGGGAACTGAGTTCAGCGGTTATGCGGATGGGTTATTAATTGGCAGTGATCCATTGGGTTCATTTGAAGCACAGAGCGATCCGTTAAGTATTAAGCTTGGTGGATTTGTAAGAGGAGCTGGTCATGGTGCAACATTCATAGATAAGTTTGATCAGTACTGGCATGTATCAACAACCGTTATATCAGTAAAGAATACATTCGAACGCCGACTTGGCATTTGGCCAACAGGGTTTGATAAAGATGGAATGATGTTTTGCAATACTACGTTTGGTGATTATCCGCATTATATTCCGGGCGATAAGTTTGATGGTTCAGCTTACGGGAAAGATGGTAAGTCGCCTTATTTCACCGGCTGGATGCTGCTCAACTATAACAAGCCTGTACAGGTTTCATCAACGTTGGGTGGTTATCACCCAAATAATGCAGTAGATGAATTAATAAAGACCTATTGGAGTGCAGCAAGTGGAAACAAAGGGGAGTGGATCCAAACCGACCTGGGAAATATTTCAACAGTAAATGCTGTACAGATCAATTATGCTGATCAGGATGTAAGTTTTCCAAAGGAAATGGATAGCATATTTCTGGGTAAAACCATCGGCTTGTATCATCAGTACAAATTATATTATTCGATCGATGGAAAGAAGTGGAATGTATTGGTCGATAAAAGCAACAACAAAAAAGATGTGCCGCATGATTATGTTGAGCTGGAAAAACCTGTGCAGGCACGTTATATCAGGTTGGAAAATATTCATATGCCAACAGGAAAATTTGCCATTAGCGGTTTGCGTGTATTTGGTAATGGGAATGGTGCCAAGCCTGATGCTGTAAAAGGATTTATAGTGTTGCGTACAGAAAAAGATAAACGTAGCGCATTTATCAAATGGAAACCCGTTGATAATGCCTTTGCTTACAATATTTATTATGGCACACATCCCGAGAAACTGTACACGAGCATTATGATCCATTCGAATAATGAGTATTGGATGAAAGCGATGGATGCATTAAAAACTTATTATTACAGTATTGAATCGATTAATGAAAATGGCGTGAGCGAACGTTCACCTGTACTAAAAGTTGAGTAA
- a CDS encoding GDSL-type esterase/lipase family protein codes for MKKQIICNIVLLLLIVAARSQNKGPFPFWDEVQKFKTTDSVSFPASNQILLIGSSSFTMWKDVHSYFPDRKILNRAFGGSTLVDVIRYRYDVIFPYQPKQIVIYCGENDFASSDTVTVELVMQRFTTLYNYIRGKYKTVPLAYVSMKPSPSRIHLLEKYKEANKRIKSFLATKPNTKFVDVYSAMLTASGEPMQDIFLADNLHMNAKGYAIWKKKLETVLLK; via the coding sequence ATGAAAAAACAGATCATATGTAATATTGTCTTGTTGTTATTGATAGTTGCGGCCCGTTCGCAAAACAAAGGTCCATTCCCTTTCTGGGATGAAGTGCAAAAGTTTAAAACAACAGACAGTGTTTCGTTCCCGGCTTCCAATCAAATTCTGTTGATCGGCAGCTCTTCGTTCACCATGTGGAAAGATGTACACTCGTATTTTCCTGATCGAAAAATTCTAAACCGTGCGTTTGGCGGCAGTACGTTGGTTGATGTGATTCGTTACCGCTACGATGTGATCTTTCCCTATCAACCCAAGCAAATAGTGATCTATTGCGGTGAAAATGATTTCGCTTCAAGCGATACAGTAACTGTTGAACTGGTGATGCAGCGTTTTACAACCCTGTACAATTATATCCGTGGGAAATATAAGACTGTACCGCTGGCTTATGTTTCGATGAAACCAAGCCCGAGTCGTATACACTTGCTTGAGAAGTATAAGGAAGCAAACAAACGGATCAAATCATTTCTTGCAACAAAGCCCAATACAAAGTTTGTGGATGTGTACAGTGCTATGCTTACAGCATCAGGTGAACCCATGCAGGATATTTTTCTTGCTGACAATTTGCACATGAACGCAAAAGGATATGCGATCTGGAAAAAGAAATTAGAAACAGTATTACTTAAATAA
- a CDS encoding alkaline phosphatase D family protein, giving the protein MKFFLSVVLLMLLFVSCKEQPQQTKIAFGSCGYQDEPQPVLAIAAEQKPDAFIFLGDNIYGDTDNMDTLRNKYQRLGAKPEYQQLAAATKIFATWDDHDFGWNDAGKYYPYKEQSKEIFLSFFKEPAESNRRKHEGIYHTEYIQQGDKTVQLILLDVRTFRNSLLLYDTTAKLPRKNYFYTPDYQPHTSKDSLLLGEAQWKWLEEELKKPADLRLICSGSQFSIEYNGYEAWANFPHEQQRMLDLIKSTKANAAMFLTGDVHYAEISKLESPGLYPIYDVTSSGITSTWDFATLNKNRIEGPVMENHIGLLTIEWTKDPTIKMEIIDKNRNSRIEYTINKSEISF; this is encoded by the coding sequence ATGAAATTTTTTTTATCAGTTGTTTTGTTGATGTTATTGTTTGTGAGTTGTAAGGAACAACCGCAACAAACAAAAATTGCATTTGGTTCCTGTGGTTATCAAGATGAGCCGCAGCCGGTGTTAGCCATTGCAGCCGAACAAAAGCCGGACGCATTTATTTTTCTCGGTGATAATATTTACGGCGATACAGATAACATGGATACGCTGCGTAATAAATACCAGCGCTTAGGTGCGAAGCCGGAGTATCAGCAACTGGCTGCTGCCACAAAAATATTTGCTACATGGGATGATCATGATTTCGGTTGGAATGATGCAGGCAAATATTATCCGTACAAGGAGCAATCAAAGGAAATTTTTCTCTCATTTTTTAAAGAACCGGCTGAGAGCAATCGTAGAAAACACGAAGGGATTTATCATACAGAATACATTCAGCAAGGCGATAAAACGGTGCAACTGATCTTACTCGACGTCCGTACGTTTCGCAACAGCTTATTGTTGTATGATACAACAGCAAAATTGCCAAGAAAGAATTATTTCTATACACCCGACTATCAACCGCACACAAGTAAAGACAGTTTGTTGTTGGGTGAAGCACAATGGAAGTGGCTGGAAGAAGAATTGAAAAAGCCAGCTGATCTGCGTTTGATTTGCAGCGGATCGCAATTCAGCATTGAATACAACGGATATGAAGCATGGGCCAATTTTCCACACGAACAGCAACGCATGCTTGATCTCATCAAATCAACCAAAGCAAATGCCGCTATGTTTTTAACAGGTGATGTGCATTATGCAGAAATCTCAAAATTAGAATCGCCGGGTTTGTATCCCATTTACGATGTTACTTCGAGTGGTATTACTTCAACCTGGGATTTTGCGACCCTTAACAAAAACCGTATTGAAGGGCCCGTGATGGAGAATCATATCGGCTTACTTACTATTGAATGGACAAAAGATCCAACTATCAAAATGGAGATCATCGATAAAAACAGAAACAGTCGTATTGAATACACGATCAATAAAAGTGAAATCAGTTTTTAA
- the bglX gene encoding beta-glucosidase BglX, translating to MKKLVSAVVLFLMVSQQELNAQQTNEAKMKIFIDALMKKMTVDEKIGQLNLPGSGDIVTGQASSSDIGKKIKEGKVGGLFNIKSVAKIKAVQKVAVEESRLKIPMIFGMDVIHGYQTVFPIPLGLSCSWDMQLIEQSARIAAVEASADGINWTFSPMVDLTRDPRWGRVSEGNGEDPYLGGQIAKAMVRGYQGKDLSLNNTIMSCVKHFALYGAAEAGRDYNTTDMSRYRMFNEYLYPYQAAVDAGVGSVMASFNDIDGIPATANKWLLTDVLRRQWGFKGFLVTDYTGINEMMDHGIGDLKTVSARALGAGIDMDMVGEGFLTTLKQSLKDGRVTLAMLDAACRRILEAKYKLGLFDDPYRYCNEERAKTEIFTTAHRKIARETAAQSFVLLKNQNNVLPLKKSGTVAVIGPLANDKRNMPGTWSVAAEFDKATAVLTGLNEVAGKQVKFLYAKGSNLDYDEAFEDRATMFGKGIGRDKRTNEEMINEAVAIANQSDVVLAVLGESAEMSGESSSRSNIEIPEAQRELLKALLKTGKPVVLVLFTGRPLALTWEHKNVPAILNVWFGGSEAGYAVADVLFGDVNPSGKLSMTFPQNIGQVPLFYNHKNTGRPLAEGKWFEKFRSNYLDVSNDPLYPFGYGLSYTSFSYSDVKISNATPKGNQTITASVTLTNTGAVTGKEVVQLYIRDVVGTVTRPVKELKGFQKIELKPGESKTVSFTISPKDLMFYNYELKYGWEAGEFHVMIGGNSKDVKMGKVNWSK from the coding sequence ATGAAAAAGTTAGTATCAGCAGTTGTGTTATTTCTTATGGTCTCACAGCAGGAGTTGAATGCACAGCAAACAAACGAAGCAAAAATGAAAATCTTCATTGATGCACTCATGAAGAAGATGACGGTTGATGAAAAGATCGGTCAATTGAATTTGCCCGGCTCCGGTGATATTGTAACGGGGCAGGCGAGCAGTTCCGATATTGGAAAAAAGATCAAAGAAGGAAAAGTTGGTGGATTGTTCAATATCAAATCAGTCGCTAAAATAAAAGCTGTACAGAAAGTTGCGGTGGAAGAATCACGATTGAAAATTCCGATGATCTTTGGTATGGATGTGATACATGGTTATCAAACGGTGTTTCCAATTCCGCTGGGTTTGAGTTGCAGTTGGGATATGCAACTCATTGAGCAAAGTGCACGTATTGCTGCAGTAGAAGCCAGTGCGGATGGTATCAACTGGACATTCTCTCCAATGGTTGATCTTACACGTGATCCACGCTGGGGTCGTGTATCGGAAGGCAATGGAGAAGATCCGTATCTAGGCGGACAAATTGCCAAAGCAATGGTGCGTGGTTATCAGGGAAAGGACCTGTCGCTCAACAATACCATCATGAGTTGTGTAAAGCACTTTGCGTTGTATGGTGCTGCAGAGGCCGGTCGTGATTACAACACAACTGATATGAGCCGTTATCGTATGTTCAACGAATATCTGTATCCTTATCAGGCTGCAGTTGATGCAGGTGTTGGAAGTGTAATGGCATCGTTCAATGATATTGACGGAATTCCGGCAACAGCAAATAAATGGTTACTCACGGATGTGTTGCGCAGGCAATGGGGCTTTAAAGGATTTCTTGTTACAGATTATACCGGTATCAACGAAATGATGGATCATGGTATTGGTGATCTCAAAACTGTTTCTGCAAGGGCATTGGGGGCTGGTATTGATATGGATATGGTGGGCGAAGGATTCTTAACAACACTCAAGCAATCCTTGAAAGATGGAAGAGTTACACTTGCAATGCTGGATGCAGCCTGCAGAAGAATACTGGAAGCAAAATACAAACTGGGTTTGTTTGATGATCCGTATCGTTATTGCAATGAAGAACGTGCAAAAACAGAAATTTTTACGACGGCTCATCGGAAGATCGCAAGGGAAACCGCTGCACAAAGTTTTGTGTTGTTAAAAAATCAAAACAACGTATTGCCGTTGAAGAAAAGTGGAACAGTTGCAGTAATTGGCCCGTTAGCAAACGACAAACGGAATATGCCCGGTACCTGGAGTGTGGCTGCTGAATTTGATAAAGCCACAGCTGTGTTAACCGGACTAAATGAAGTTGCAGGTAAGCAAGTAAAGTTTTTGTATGCAAAAGGAAGCAACCTCGATTATGACGAAGCATTTGAAGACAGGGCTACGATGTTCGGAAAAGGAATAGGAAGAGATAAACGTACAAATGAAGAAATGATCAACGAAGCAGTTGCCATCGCTAATCAAAGTGATGTGGTATTGGCGGTGCTGGGCGAAAGTGCAGAGATGAGTGGCGAATCATCCAGCCGGAGCAATATTGAAATACCTGAAGCACAACGTGAATTATTAAAAGCATTGTTGAAAACAGGAAAGCCTGTTGTGTTGGTATTGTTTACCGGCCGTCCGTTAGCATTAACATGGGAACATAAAAATGTACCTGCCATTCTTAATGTTTGGTTTGGTGGAAGTGAAGCAGGTTATGCAGTAGCAGATGTGTTGTTTGGTGATGTAAATCCTTCCGGTAAATTATCAATGACCTTTCCGCAGAATATTGGTCAGGTGCCTTTGTTCTACAATCATAAGAATACAGGTCGTCCATTAGCTGAAGGAAAGTGGTTTGAAAAATTCCGTAGTAACTATTTGGATGTAAGCAATGATCCGTTATATCCTTTTGGTTATGGATTAAGTTACACAAGCTTTAGTTATAGCGATGTAAAGATCAGTAATGCAACACCAAAAGGAAATCAAACGATCACAGCAAGTGTAACATTGACCAATACGGGTGCTGTTACCGGTAAGGAAGTGGTACAACTTTATATTCGTGATGTAGTGGGTACTGTTACACGTCCGGTAAAAGAATTAAAAGGATTTCAAAAAATTGAACTTAAGCCGGGCGAAAGCAAAACCGTTTCTTTTACTATCAGTCCAAAGGATTTGATGTTTTACAATTATGAGTTGAAGTATGGTTGGGAAGCCGGTGAATTTCATGTAATGATCGGTGGTAATTCAAAAGATGTAAAAATGGGTAAGGTGAATTGGAGTAAATGA